The Pirellulales bacterium genome includes a region encoding these proteins:
- the tsaD gene encoding tRNA (adenosine(37)-N6)-threonylcarbamoyltransferase complex transferase subunit TsaD yields the protein MYLLTIETTCDETAAAVIDGNRAVLGAVVASQERLHERFGGVVPEIASRAHLERMLPVIDETLRRAGLTIADIDVVAVATMPGLAGSLLVGLAAAKALCAALDLPLVAINHLHAHVYACRMASGVDVFPCTGLIVSGGHTSLYSCRDALDFQLLGGTIDDAAGEAFDKVASMLGLGFPGGPALQRAAERGNPRAFQFPRSFIHEPRLQFSFSGLKTAVRYALAPPGAPLPAAATLAPQLVADVAASFQEAVVDVLVAKSLAAVAQTDSPRLCIGGGVAANARFRQRIQDACTAAGIELHIAPLALCTDNAVMGAIAIERWNAGLVESLDLDVTPGLVRN from the coding sequence ATGTACCTACTGACGATTGAAACAACCTGCGATGAAACGGCCGCAGCCGTGATCGACGGCAACCGCGCCGTGCTGGGGGCGGTCGTGGCGTCGCAAGAACGACTGCACGAGCGCTTCGGCGGCGTTGTGCCCGAGATTGCTTCGCGAGCCCATCTCGAGCGCATGCTGCCAGTAATTGATGAAACGTTGCGCCGCGCCGGCCTGACGATCGCCGATATCGACGTTGTGGCTGTCGCCACCATGCCCGGCCTGGCAGGCTCTCTACTCGTCGGGCTGGCCGCGGCGAAGGCCCTCTGCGCGGCGCTTGATCTGCCGCTCGTGGCCATTAACCATTTGCACGCGCATGTCTACGCCTGCCGCATGGCCAGCGGTGTCGATGTGTTCCCCTGCACCGGCTTGATCGTCAGCGGCGGGCACACCAGCTTGTATAGTTGTCGCGACGCGCTCGACTTCCAACTGTTGGGCGGCACCATCGATGACGCCGCGGGCGAAGCCTTCGACAAGGTCGCCAGCATGCTGGGGCTGGGATTTCCTGGCGGACCTGCCCTACAGCGCGCGGCCGAGCGGGGAAATCCGCGGGCCTTCCAATTCCCGCGCTCGTTCATTCACGAGCCTCGCTTACAGTTCAGTTTTAGCGGACTGAAGACCGCCGTCCGCTATGCGCTGGCGCCGCCGGGCGCGCCACTACCCGCGGCCGCTACGTTGGCGCCGCAACTGGTCGCCGACGTGGCAGCCAGTTTCCAAGAAGCTGTCGTCGACGTGCTGGTTGCCAAGTCGCTGGCCGCGGTCGCACAGACAGACTCCCCTCGGTTGTGCATCGGCGGTGGCGTGGCCGCCAACGCGCGGTTCCGCCAGCGCATACAAGACGCCTGCACCGCCGCGGGAATCGAGCTGCACATCGCGCCCTTGGCGCTGTGTACGGACAATGCCGTGATGGGAGCGATCGCGATCGAGCGCTGGAACGCAGGACTCGTCGAGAGTCTCGACTTGGACGTGACGCCTGGTTTGGTGCGGAACTAG
- a CDS encoding S41 family peptidase, protein MRSRAILLAVIVSGTLYGPLRLSADEPSKTAEAPPAAGTETTPPDAAAAPAAAEKNASKQLADEYELQKLFADTLDQVERNYVKDISRRELMEAAIHGVLSKLDQYSNYISPDDLGQFKTSVENQFGGIGIQIDIRRESIIVISPLVGSPAYRAGIQAGDRIVEIEGKSTADIRTTDEAAAKLKGEPGTTVNITTLRPSTRERKTLAIEREVVHMETVMGDRRKDTDDSWDFMLDHERKIGYIRITSFGRDTERDLARALDELKKLNLRGLVLDLRSNPGGLLTSAIGVADLFVTSGKIVSTEGRNTKSRSWDAEKDGTYEGFPMVVLVNRYSASASEIVSACLQDHKRAVVVGERTWGKGSVQNVIELEGGKSALKLTTASYQRPSGKNIHRFPDAKESDEWGVLPDPGYEVKLDENEFYQQMNNRHDRDILLVNHHVPRDAAAAGKPAGSETQPPVAADAAKPAVQDDKKASPAATGEGNAAASDEAAAAAQKPAFVDRQLQKAVDFLTGELAKAG, encoded by the coding sequence ATGCGCTCTCGCGCGATTCTGCTGGCGGTCATTGTCTCAGGCACTCTCTACGGCCCTCTCAGGCTCTCTGCCGACGAGCCGAGCAAGACCGCCGAGGCCCCGCCTGCCGCAGGTACCGAAACCACCCCTCCCGACGCCGCTGCTGCACCTGCCGCTGCCGAAAAGAACGCCAGCAAGCAGCTCGCCGACGAATACGAACTGCAAAAGCTATTTGCCGACACCTTGGACCAGGTTGAGCGGAATTACGTCAAAGACATCAGCCGCCGCGAGTTGATGGAAGCCGCCATCCACGGCGTGCTCAGCAAACTCGACCAATATTCGAACTACATCAGCCCCGACGACCTGGGTCAGTTCAAGACGAGCGTCGAGAACCAGTTTGGCGGGATCGGCATCCAAATCGATATCCGCCGGGAATCGATCATCGTCATTAGTCCTCTGGTGGGAAGCCCCGCCTATCGTGCCGGCATCCAGGCGGGGGATCGCATCGTCGAAATCGAGGGCAAGTCCACCGCCGACATCCGCACCACCGACGAGGCCGCCGCCAAGCTCAAGGGCGAGCCCGGCACGACTGTAAACATCACGACGCTGCGCCCCAGCACGCGCGAGCGAAAGACCCTGGCCATCGAGCGCGAAGTAGTCCACATGGAGACGGTCATGGGGGACCGCCGCAAGGACACCGACGATTCGTGGGACTTCATGCTCGATCACGAGCGGAAGATTGGCTACATCCGCATCACCAGCTTTGGCCGCGATACGGAACGGGACCTGGCCCGGGCTCTCGATGAGTTGAAAAAGCTGAACCTGCGAGGGCTCGTGCTGGACCTGCGCTCAAACCCCGGAGGGTTGCTCACGTCGGCCATTGGCGTAGCGGATTTGTTCGTCACCAGCGGCAAGATCGTCAGCACCGAAGGTCGCAACACGAAATCGCGCAGTTGGGATGCCGAGAAGGACGGCACTTACGAGGGATTTCCCATGGTGGTGCTCGTCAATCGCTATAGTGCCAGCGCCAGCGAGATCGTCTCGGCCTGCCTGCAAGACCATAAGCGCGCGGTTGTCGTCGGCGAACGGACATGGGGCAAGGGCAGCGTACAAAACGTCATCGAGCTGGAAGGGGGCAAGAGCGCCCTGAAGCTGACGACCGCCAGTTATCAACGCCCCAGCGGCAAGAACATCCACCGCTTTCCGGATGCCAAGGAATCTGACGAATGGGGTGTGCTGCCGGACCCTGGCTATGAGGTCAAGCTCGATGAAAACGAGTTCTATCAGCAGATGAACAATCGCCACGACCGCGACATCCTGTTGGTGAACCATCACGTGCCACGAGACGCCGCGGCTGCCGGTAAGCCAGCCGGTAGCGAAACACAGCCGCCTGTGGCGGCGGACGCCGCGAAGCCTGCGGTGCAAGATGATAAAAAGGCTTCGCCTGCCGCTACGGGTGAGGGAAACGCGGCCGCCAGCGACGAAGCCGCGGCCGCCGCGCAGAAGCCGGCTTTCGTCGACCGCCAATTGCAAAAGGCCGTCGACTTCCTCACCGGCGAACTCGCCAAGGCCGGCTAA